The DNA sequence ATGGAGATTGTTAATTGGAGGTTACGGGGTGCGTGGTGCGGGTTACGGGTTGCGGGTTATCCCGAAGTTTCTGGAGTCATTGAGTCCGGTAAAATTAGAAATTAGAAGTCAGAAGTGCCAATGCTTGTTTTTGCGATGTGGGTTTATTTCTGCGACTTTGTTAAGCTGTTTTGTAATCAATAAACTTTACTTATTTTGCAACCAATAATCTGACATAAATAAGATGAGCAATAGGCAAAATTTTACTCTAAAAAAGGGACGGCATACATTTCTTCTGAATGGAGTTCGAAATAAATCCTTAGTGAGAACGGGAAGTTCCGAGCCTGCGAGGAAATCACCCGCACGAACTTAGGATTTATGAGAACGTAATTCAGAAAAGAAATGTCAGCCTTGACTTTTTGGTTCTTTTGTGTCAAGACAAAAGAACGTAAGAAAGATTGAAACCTTTAAAGCTAAAAATAGCTACACACGCTTTACAAAAGCGTGCGAGCTAGGAATTTAAATTTAATAAGTTAATGCTTTTAGAAACAATTACCACACGATGCAATCGTGCGGTAGCGTGGGGGTAGCTCTTGGCTATTGGCTTTTAGCTCTTGGCTATATTTAGCAAACAGCTAACAGCAAACAGCTAACAGCCAACAGCCAACGGCTAAAGGTAAAAAAGTTACGAGTTTCGAGTCATAAGTTTCAAAATTCCTGACTCAGAACTCAGAACTCAACACTTCGGACTTCCGTCTTCGGTCTTCCAACCCTATAAGCCAACAGTCAACAGCTAATGGCTAACGGCTAAAAGCTAAAAGCTAACGGCTAATTTAAAGCCTACCAAGCACCAACTCAATCATTCTCTTAACATCTTCTTTGTAGTTGTTCGAAAATGTTTTATTGACTCTATTTGCAATAATGGTACAAATTGTAAGAGTATTATGTCCTAACATTTGTCCCAATCCGTACAAAGCCGAACTTTCCATTTCAAAGTTAGCGATAGGAATATTTTGGTAATAAAAATTTTCTACCAAACCGTTAAATTCGGGGAAAGCCAAATTCAGTCTTAGCTCTCTGCCTTGCGGAGCATAAAATCCGGGCGAAGTAAGCGTTATGCCGTGTTTTAAATCAAAAGCGTACTTCTCAAGCAAGCAACTGCTGGCTTTGACTGAATAAATACTCGGCAAGTTCGATTTCCAATCGGTATGTTTTATAAACTTGTCAATCAATTTTCTTTCAAAAACCGATTCGGAGTTTTCGTAAAAGTATAACAAACCGTCTAAGCCAACCGTATAAGCCGATGCAATGAAGTCGCCGGCGTTGATATTGGCGTTAAGTCCGCCCGAAGTGCCGAGACGTATCAAGTTTAAAACACGTTTGTTTTCTTTTACTATTCGGGTTTTAGGGTCAATATTAACTGCTGCATCAAGTTCGTTTACAACAATATCAATATTATCGGTTCCCATGCCCGTTGATATTACCGTTAGCCTTTTATTTCCAACATATCCGGTTTTGGTGTGGATTTCTCTGTTTTGTTTTTCAACTTCAACTTTGTCGAAGTATGAGGCTATAACGCTAACTCTAGCGGGGTCGCCGACAAGTATCACCGTATCGGCAATGTCGTCGTTGTGTAAGTGCAAATGGTAAACTGAGCCGTCGGCATTTAATATAAATTCTGATTCAGGAATTCTGTCTTTCATAAAATTGTCAATTTATTATTTTTGTACAAAGATAAACAAAACCGCAATCAACGAATATTTTTTTTGGTCGTGAGTTTTATTTAATAAAAAAATAATATTTATGAATGTTAGTATTTTAACCATAGGCGATGAAATTCTGAACGGATATATTGTAGATACAAATTCAGCTTGGATTGCTCAAGAAATCAATAGTTTAGGTTTGGAACTTGTTCAAATACTCACTGTGAATGATAATATAAGCAATATTGAAACAGCAATAAGGCAATTATTCGGCATTTCAGATGCAGTAATAGTTACAGGAGGATTGGGTCCAACAAGCGACGATTTAACGGTAGAAGCAGTTAGCAAGTATCTTGGCACAAATCTCATTCTGAACGACGAAGCTCTACGCGATATGGAAAATATTTTGAGCAACAAAAACATACCGCTTACAGAAACCAACAAAAAGCAGGCTTACCTGCCCGAAGGTTGCTTACCAATCAGAAATATGTGCGGAACCGCTCCGGGTGTGTTTTGCCAAAACAACAACAAACTACTTTTTGTTATGCCGGGAGTTCCTAACGAAATGAAAGTGATGATGAAAAATTTTGTTATTCCAAAATTAAGTGGTTTATCTGAAAACATCATCAACAACGTGTATATTCATACTTTCGACACACCCGAATCGTTGCTTTTTGATATTGTAAAGCTATTTGAAAAGGAACTACCAAAAAACATAAAACTTGCTTACTTGCCAAATTACGGAAAAGTAACGCTGCGACTGACCGAAATCATCAGCAAAAACCAAGCTGCAAACAGCAAAGCTGAATTTTACTCACAGAAACTGAAAGAATTATTGCTGAAAAACAAAGTTTTAATTTCGGAACATAAAACTTGGGAAGCGTTTCTTGCAGATTTGCTAACTAAGCAAAAACTGACAATTGCCACAGCCGAAAGTTGCACAGGCGGAGCCATTGCCAAAGCAATCACGTCGGTGTCGGGAGCTTCCGCATTTTTTAAAGGCAGCGTAGTTGCTTACTCAAACAGCATAAAACAAAGCATCTTAAACGTTCCTACAAGTGTTTTAGACGAATACGGAGCTGTTAGCGAACAGACCGTTACTTACATGGCAAAAGGTGTTAAAGAAAAATTTAATACCGATTGTGCTATTGCAGTTTCGGGTATTGCAGGACCTACCGGTGCTACAAATACCAGGAAAGTCGGTGATGTTTGGATTGCTGTTGCAATTGATAATAATTTAATTGCCAAAATGTTCCATTTTACCGGCGGCAGAACCGCAAACATCGAAATGAGTGCCAATACAGCATTGCGTATGATGATACAAAATTTACAACCAAAATAGAAATTTATGATGTGTCTCATATCAAAAAGTTCTTATCTTTGCCGTCTTTAAAAATTAATTAATAAAATAAAAAACGACCTTTAAATAGTTTAATTACTAACACTAAATTTTATAATGGAAGAAACTGTACTTAACAAAAACAACGAAGAACAGCAAGACAAAAACGTGCAAGATGGCACGAATACTCAGGAAACTAATACAAGTATTATTTCCGATGATGTTTTACATGGAATGACGGTTTTGCATCAAGATGTTTTCCCAAATATTGGGAAAGTTGAAAAAGCAGATTTGCAAGTCGAAGAAAAGGTAAATGAAAAGCAAGAAATGCCTGTAGAAGAATCGCCTGTTGCAGAAACTGAAAAATCCGTTAAAGAAGAAGTTAAATTTGAAGTAAGCGGTAGCGATATCGAAGACGATGAAGATGAGGATGACGACGATGAAATTGACAGCGAAGAAGAAAAAGATTTCGAGAGGCTGATTGAAACGTTTACAGTCGAACAACTTGTCGAAAAATTGGAGGAATTGGTTGTAAGCGAAGATATTCCGCACATTAAACCAAAAGTAGCTGCAATAAAAAGCTTGTATTTGGTTTTAGCTTCAAAAGAACAAGAGAAAAAACTGAGCGACAAGCAAGAAGACGATGAACAACAAGACGATACCGAAGTTGCTGTTGCCGACGAAAATATAATTACCGAAGAGTTGAAAGCTCGATTCGACGAAGCTTTTAATAAGTATAGAGCTAACAGAATAAAATATAACG is a window from the Lentimicrobiaceae bacterium genome containing:
- a CDS encoding CinA family nicotinamide mononucleotide deamidase-related protein gives rise to the protein MNVSILTIGDEILNGYIVDTNSAWIAQEINSLGLELVQILTVNDNISNIETAIRQLFGISDAVIVTGGLGPTSDDLTVEAVSKYLGTNLILNDEALRDMENILSNKNIPLTETNKKQAYLPEGCLPIRNMCGTAPGVFCQNNNKLLFVMPGVPNEMKVMMKNFVIPKLSGLSENIINNVYIHTFDTPESLLFDIVKLFEKELPKNIKLAYLPNYGKVTLRLTEIISKNQAANSKAEFYSQKLKELLLKNKVLISEHKTWEAFLADLLTKQKLTIATAESCTGGAIAKAITSVSGASAFFKGSVVAYSNSIKQSILNVPTSVLDEYGAVSEQTVTYMAKGVKEKFNTDCAIAVSGIAGPTGATNTRKVGDVWIAVAIDNNLIAKMFHFTGGRTANIEMSANTALRMMIQNLQPK
- a CDS encoding nucleoside phosphorylase — translated: MKDRIPESEFILNADGSVYHLHLHNDDIADTVILVGDPARVSVIASYFDKVEVEKQNREIHTKTGYVGNKRLTVISTGMGTDNIDIVVNELDAAVNIDPKTRIVKENKRVLNLIRLGTSGGLNANINAGDFIASAYTVGLDGLLYFYENSESVFERKLIDKFIKHTDWKSNLPSIYSVKASSCLLEKYAFDLKHGITLTSPGFYAPQGRELRLNLAFPEFNGLVENFYYQNIPIANFEMESSALYGLGQMLGHNTLTICTIIANRVNKTFSNNYKEDVKRMIELVLGRL